The Anoplolepis gracilipes chromosome 14, ASM4749672v1, whole genome shotgun sequence genome includes a window with the following:
- the LOC140673252 gene encoding bifunctional peptidase and arginyl-hydroxylase JMJD5 isoform X1 — MYSFQKMARSAPMITVPWDLLAKELEHIPMEIKLHLIPIINMLRTSDKQLASETLINSSITRVEACLDRTWEVLNSGYWKDVPIEYRYCYSLCVAVKAILLEFQYEINAESFSDKEEKKKTVLRNIINQIDKGILLGAPLPNVPNLLTTIATKLNNYCTENFGATNLEEFLINHQENSDLISNYPDRHFERPSMQTFYNKIFVPKLPAILTDCMSHWKALTLWKNPNYLNKIAGSRTVPIEIGSSYTEEDWTQHLVNFSEFLQKHVITNNSEVGYLAQHQLFEQIPELKEDFEVPEYCCFSDSEEKDVEASEVDINAWFGPAGTVSPLHFDPKNNLLSQIFGYKRVILYSPVETDNLYSYDTKLLNNTAQVDPVRPDYDKWPNFRKADGMTFHLKPGEMLYIPPKWWHHVTSLTPSFSISFWWH, encoded by the exons ATGTATTCTTTTCAG aAAATGGCTCGCAGTGCTCCTATGATAACAGTACCCTGGGACTTGTTAGCAAAAGAATTGGAACATATACCcatggaaataaaattacatttgataCCCATAATCAATATGCTTCGTACATCTGACaaacaatt AGCTTCAGAAACATTGATAAACAGTTCGATAACAAGAGTAGAAGCTTGTTTAGATCGCACATGGGAAGTATTGAACTCAGGCTACTGGAAAGATGTTCCAATAGAATATAGATATTGTTATTCTCTGTGCGTTGCTGTAAag gcaatattattagaatttcaGTATGAAATCAATGCTGAAAGCTTTAGTGATAAagaggagaagaaaaagacTGTATTAAGGAATATTATTAACCAAATTGATAAAGGCATTCTACTAGGTGCACCTCTTCCTAATGTACCAAATTTATTGACAACTATTGCTACAAAACTAAACAACTATTGCACtg AGAATTTTGGCGCTACAAATctagaagaatttttaatcaatcatCAGGAGAATAGtgatttaatatctaattatccAGACAGGCACTTTGAGAGACCTTCGATGcagacattttataataaaatttttgtgccCAAACTTCCAGCTATATTAACAG attgtaTGAGTCACTGGAAAGCATTAACATTATGGAAAAACCCTAATTACCTGAATAAGATTGCGGGGTCTCGAACAGTACCGATCGAAATTGGATCTTCTTATACTGAGGAAGATTGGACTCAACATCTTgttaatttttctgaatttttgcaaaagcacgttattacaaataatagcGAAGTCGGCTATTTAGCGCAACATCAATTGTTTGAACAA ATACCAGAATTAAAAGAAGATTTTGAAGTGCCGGAATATTGCTGTTTCTCGGATAGTGAGGAGAAAGATGTGGAAGCATCAGAGGTTGACATAAATGCTTGGTTTGGACCTGCTGGTACAGTGTCTCCTTTGCACTTTGATCCGAAAAATAATCTGCTTTCTCAG ATATTTGGTTACAAAAGAGTTATCTTATACTCTCCAGTTGAgacagataatttatattcctaTGATACCAAATTACTTAACAATACTGCACAAGTAGATCCAGTGAGACCAGATTATGATAAGTGGCCAAATTTTCGTAAAGCTGATGGCATGACGTTTCATTTAAAACCTGGAGAAATGCTTTATATTCCACCAAAGTGGTGGCATCACGTGACTTCCCTTACCCCGAGTTTTTCGATCAGTTTCTGGtggcattaa
- the LOC140673252 gene encoding bifunctional peptidase and arginyl-hydroxylase JMJD5 isoform X2 produces MARSAPMITVPWDLLAKELEHIPMEIKLHLIPIINMLRTSDKQLASETLINSSITRVEACLDRTWEVLNSGYWKDVPIEYRYCYSLCVAVKAILLEFQYEINAESFSDKEEKKKTVLRNIINQIDKGILLGAPLPNVPNLLTTIATKLNNYCTENFGATNLEEFLINHQENSDLISNYPDRHFERPSMQTFYNKIFVPKLPAILTDCMSHWKALTLWKNPNYLNKIAGSRTVPIEIGSSYTEEDWTQHLVNFSEFLQKHVITNNSEVGYLAQHQLFEQIPELKEDFEVPEYCCFSDSEEKDVEASEVDINAWFGPAGTVSPLHFDPKNNLLSQIFGYKRVILYSPVETDNLYSYDTKLLNNTAQVDPVRPDYDKWPNFRKADGMTFHLKPGEMLYIPPKWWHHVTSLTPSFSISFWWH; encoded by the exons ATGGCTCGCAGTGCTCCTATGATAACAGTACCCTGGGACTTGTTAGCAAAAGAATTGGAACATATACCcatggaaataaaattacatttgataCCCATAATCAATATGCTTCGTACATCTGACaaacaatt AGCTTCAGAAACATTGATAAACAGTTCGATAACAAGAGTAGAAGCTTGTTTAGATCGCACATGGGAAGTATTGAACTCAGGCTACTGGAAAGATGTTCCAATAGAATATAGATATTGTTATTCTCTGTGCGTTGCTGTAAag gcaatattattagaatttcaGTATGAAATCAATGCTGAAAGCTTTAGTGATAAagaggagaagaaaaagacTGTATTAAGGAATATTATTAACCAAATTGATAAAGGCATTCTACTAGGTGCACCTCTTCCTAATGTACCAAATTTATTGACAACTATTGCTACAAAACTAAACAACTATTGCACtg AGAATTTTGGCGCTACAAATctagaagaatttttaatcaatcatCAGGAGAATAGtgatttaatatctaattatccAGACAGGCACTTTGAGAGACCTTCGATGcagacattttataataaaatttttgtgccCAAACTTCCAGCTATATTAACAG attgtaTGAGTCACTGGAAAGCATTAACATTATGGAAAAACCCTAATTACCTGAATAAGATTGCGGGGTCTCGAACAGTACCGATCGAAATTGGATCTTCTTATACTGAGGAAGATTGGACTCAACATCTTgttaatttttctgaatttttgcaaaagcacgttattacaaataatagcGAAGTCGGCTATTTAGCGCAACATCAATTGTTTGAACAA ATACCAGAATTAAAAGAAGATTTTGAAGTGCCGGAATATTGCTGTTTCTCGGATAGTGAGGAGAAAGATGTGGAAGCATCAGAGGTTGACATAAATGCTTGGTTTGGACCTGCTGGTACAGTGTCTCCTTTGCACTTTGATCCGAAAAATAATCTGCTTTCTCAG ATATTTGGTTACAAAAGAGTTATCTTATACTCTCCAGTTGAgacagataatttatattcctaTGATACCAAATTACTTAACAATACTGCACAAGTAGATCCAGTGAGACCAGATTATGATAAGTGGCCAAATTTTCGTAAAGCTGATGGCATGACGTTTCATTTAAAACCTGGAGAAATGCTTTATATTCCACCAAAGTGGTGGCATCACGTGACTTCCCTTACCCCGAGTTTTTCGATCAGTTTCTGGtggcattaa